The Geobacillus stearothermophilus ATCC 12980 genome contains a region encoding:
- a CDS encoding cytochrome c biogenesis protein CcdA, with amino-acid sequence MNDLNLFLAFGAGFLSFISPCCLPLYPAFLSYITGVSVSELKEENAMLNRRSLWHTLCFLLGFSLIFISLGFGTSFLGRLFADYQDVIRQIGAVVIVALGLVVAGLWKPAFLLKDRRISFRERPSGYFGSALIGMAFAAGWTPCMGPILVAVIALAAANPGSGMMYMLAYTLGFAVPFFILSFFIGKLQWIRRHSAPIMKVGGYVMVAMGVVLYFDWMTKLIAYTTSLFGGFTGF; translated from the coding sequence GTGAATGATCTCAATCTCTTTTTAGCGTTCGGCGCCGGGTTTTTGTCGTTTATTTCCCCGTGCTGCCTGCCGCTTTATCCGGCGTTTTTGTCTTATATTACCGGCGTGTCGGTCAGCGAGCTGAAAGAAGAAAACGCCATGCTCAATCGCCGCAGTTTATGGCATACGCTTTGCTTCTTGCTAGGATTCTCGCTCATTTTTATCTCCCTCGGCTTCGGGACATCGTTTCTCGGCCGGCTGTTTGCCGATTATCAAGATGTGATCCGGCAAATCGGCGCGGTCGTGATCGTCGCCCTCGGCCTTGTTGTCGCCGGGCTGTGGAAGCCGGCGTTTTTGCTGAAAGACCGGCGCATTTCGTTTCGTGAGCGGCCGTCCGGCTATTTCGGCTCGGCGCTGATCGGCATGGCGTTCGCCGCCGGCTGGACGCCGTGCATGGGGCCGATTTTGGTGGCGGTCATCGCTTTGGCTGCCGCGAACCCGGGCTCGGGGATGATGTATATGCTCGCGTATACGCTCGGCTTTGCCGTTCCGTTTTTCATTCTCTCGTTTTTTATCGGCAAACTGCAATGGATCCGCCGCCATAGCGCCCCTATCATGAAAGTGGGCGGGTATGTCATGGTGGCGATGGGCGTCGTTTTGTACTTTGACTGGATGACGAAGCTGATCGCTTATACGACGAGCTTGTTTGGCGGGTTTACTGGTTTTTAG
- a CDS encoding ABC transporter ATP-binding protein, with product MNDRWLTTKEQRRVLWRLLAYMGRYKKETALAFALLLLATAGELSGPYLVKVFIDDYLVPGRLAFGPVAALAAAYLGVLVLKTIISYFQLVEFQRLALYVIQALRMDVFAKVHRLGMSYFDRTPGGSIVSRVTNDTEAIKDMFISVLAAFVQNGLFVIGVFVAMFSLDAKLALFCLFILPAIAFIMHTYRRYSSVFYQEMRERLSELNAKLNESLQGMAVIQAFRQQRRLYQEFAAVNEAHYKAGMKNIHLDGLLLRPAIDVVYMLSIMVVLSFFGITALDGPVEIGVLYAFVNYLERFFEPVTQMMARLSLYQQAIVSASRVFALLDHQEEAPANPNRSPHVIERGEIEFRDVSFSYDGKRDVLKRLSFVIRPGQTVAFVGHTGSGKSSIINLLMRFYEFDRGDILLDGRSIRDYSRAELRRRLGLVLQDPFLFYGTVKENIRMYNQELDDEAIQEAARLVQADAFIEQLPDRYDHVLAERGATLSSGQRQLLSFARTIAADPKILVLDEATAHIDTETEEAIQDALMRMRKGRTTIAIAHRLSTIQDADQIFVLHCGEIIERGTHQQLLAQKGLYYQMYLLQNGLVDVQAQHPKNGLFARHEMR from the coding sequence ATGAACGACCGATGGTTGACAACAAAAGAGCAGCGGCGCGTCTTATGGCGGCTGCTCGCTTATATGGGAAGATACAAAAAAGAAACGGCGCTTGCGTTTGCGCTTCTTCTGTTGGCAACGGCCGGGGAGCTTTCCGGCCCGTATTTGGTGAAAGTGTTCATTGATGACTATTTGGTGCCGGGCCGCCTCGCTTTTGGACCGGTGGCGGCGCTGGCCGCCGCCTATCTCGGCGTGCTCGTCTTGAAAACGATCATTTCCTACTTCCAGCTTGTCGAGTTTCAGCGGCTCGCTTTGTACGTCATTCAAGCGCTGCGGATGGATGTGTTTGCGAAAGTGCACCGGCTCGGGATGAGCTATTTTGACCGGACGCCGGGCGGAAGCATCGTTTCGCGGGTGACGAACGATACAGAAGCGATCAAGGACATGTTCATCAGCGTCCTAGCGGCCTTTGTGCAAAACGGCTTGTTTGTCATCGGCGTGTTTGTCGCTATGTTTTCGCTTGATGCTAAGCTTGCGTTGTTTTGCCTGTTCATCCTCCCGGCGATCGCGTTCATCATGCACACATACCGCCGCTACAGCTCAGTGTTTTATCAAGAGATGCGCGAACGGCTGAGCGAACTGAACGCCAAATTGAACGAATCGCTGCAAGGAATGGCCGTCATTCAAGCGTTCCGCCAGCAGCGCCGTTTATATCAAGAGTTTGCCGCCGTCAATGAAGCGCATTACAAGGCGGGGATGAAAAACATCCACCTTGATGGACTGCTGCTTCGACCGGCGATCGATGTGGTGTATATGTTGTCGATCATGGTCGTGCTCAGCTTTTTTGGCATCACGGCGCTTGATGGCCCAGTTGAGATCGGCGTGCTGTATGCGTTTGTCAACTATTTGGAGCGCTTTTTCGAACCGGTGACGCAAATGATGGCGCGCCTGTCTCTTTACCAGCAGGCGATCGTTTCCGCCTCTCGCGTGTTTGCCCTTCTTGATCATCAAGAAGAGGCGCCGGCCAATCCAAATCGGTCGCCGCATGTGATCGAGCGCGGGGAAATCGAATTTCGGGATGTCAGCTTTTCCTACGACGGCAAACGAGATGTGCTGAAACGGCTGTCGTTTGTCATCCGTCCAGGTCAGACGGTCGCGTTTGTCGGCCATACCGGCAGCGGCAAAAGTTCGATCATCAACTTGCTCATGCGCTTTTATGAGTTTGACCGCGGCGATATTTTGCTTGACGGCCGGTCGATCCGCGATTACTCGCGCGCCGAGCTGCGCCGCCGCCTCGGCCTTGTCTTGCAAGATCCGTTTTTGTTTTACGGGACGGTCAAAGAGAACATTCGCATGTATAATCAGGAACTGGACGACGAAGCCATTCAGGAGGCCGCTCGGCTCGTGCAGGCCGATGCGTTTATTGAGCAATTGCCCGATCGTTACGACCATGTGCTCGCCGAGCGCGGGGCGACGTTATCAAGCGGTCAGCGCCAGCTTCTTTCCTTTGCTCGCACGATCGCTGCTGATCCGAAAATTTTGGTGCTCGATGAGGCGACCGCCCATATTGACACCGAAACAGAGGAAGCGATTCAAGATGCGCTCATGCGCATGCGGAAAGGGCGGACGACGATCGCCATCGCCCACCGTCTATCAACGATTCAAGACGCTGATCAAATTTTCGTCCTCCACTGCGGCGAAATCATCGAGCGCGGTACGCATCAGCAACTGCTGGCGCAAAAAGGGCTTTACTACCAAATGTACTTGCTGCAAAACGGCCTCGTCGATGTCCAAGCGCAACATCCAAAGAACGGACTGTTCGCCCGCCATGAGATGAGATGA
- a CDS encoding aspartyl-phosphate phosphatase Spo0E family protein, with the protein MPKCNLLTLIEQKRMELVDTVAKTGLNSEAAMKVSKELDTLLNAYQREQVRQRKQSASR; encoded by the coding sequence GTGCCAAAATGCAATCTGTTGACCTTAATCGAACAAAAGCGGATGGAACTTGTCGACACTGTAGCCAAAACGGGTTTAAACTCTGAAGCCGCAATGAAAGTAAGCAAAGAACTCGACACGCTGCTCAACGCCTATCAGCGCGAACAAGTACGACAACGAAAACAAAGCGCCTCCCGCTAA